In Oryza brachyantha chromosome 1, ObraRS2, whole genome shotgun sequence, the following are encoded in one genomic region:
- the LOC102706506 gene encoding DExH-box ATP-dependent RNA helicase DExH3-like, with the protein MLLASCLRGRLRLLRRPRPLIMPSPLFLSRNPNPSPGNATATGPVLLSPPSTSAAPMSTSGVYVPPMRRLRSVIASTNGSLAPPPSAAAQAQPVRSTPEWRADGRSLSPPPSPPRPPRRATPPPPRQPPPQPEPFRQRSAWYSRYAYDDFSEDDSDREMDRTSVSSKGGSTLDNVDEWKWKLHMLLRNEDEQEVISRERKDRRDFEQLSQLAERMGLYSRQYSRIVVFSKVPLPNYRSDLDDKRPQREVSIPSGLQREVDALLSDYLARKRTSSGSFPNAAFSRSSSTDSFATDENFLEQQDNQTSTSAVIERIQRRKSLQLRNQQEAWQESYDGQSMMEFRRSLPSYKERQTLLDAISRNQVVVVSGETGCGKTTQLPQYILESEIDAARGATCSIICTQPRRISAIAVSERVAAERGEKIGESVGYKVRLEGMRGRDTRLLFCTTGVLLRRLLVDRNLKGVTHVIVDEIHERGMNEDFLLIVLKDLLPRRPELRLVLMSATLNAELFSSYFGGAPMIHIPGFTYPVRTHFLEDILEVTGHRLTPYNQIDDYGQEKSWKMQKQALRKRKSQIASVVEDSVQAADLRDYSSRTRDSLSCWNPDSIGFNLIENVLCHICQKERAGAVLVFMTGWDDINALKEQLQANPLLGDPNKVLLLACHGSMASSEQKLIFDRPEPGVRKIVLATNLAETSITINDVVFVVDCGKAKETSYDALNNTPCLLPTWISKASARQRRGRAGRVQPGECYHLYPRCVYEAFADYQLPELLRTPLQSLCLQIKSLRLGSISEFLSRALQSPESLSVENAIEYLKVIGAFDHNEELTILGKHLSMLPVEPKLGKMLIFGAIFNCLDPVLTIVSGLSVRDPFLTPFDKKDLAESAKLQFSCRDYSDHLALVRAYEGWREAERDRNGYDYCWKNFLSVQTLKAIDSLRRQFLFLLRDTGLVDENMTLCNKWSRDENLVRAVICAGLYPGVSSVVNKEKSISLKTMEDGQVMLYSSSVNGKEAKIPFPWLVFNEKVKVNSVFLRDSTAISDSILLLFGGNIKQGGLDGHLKMLGGYLEFFMSRDLASTYLSLKSELDNLIHCKLQNPRMDIQTSEELLSAIRLLVTEDPCSGRFVYGRQEQRSKKAKTMLSAAPMVHGGGNGGDNAKNQLQTLLTRAGHDNPSYKTKQIKNSLFRSTVEFNGMQFVGQPCANKKLAEKDAAGEALSWLTGGAPSDSRDHQDMDHMSMLQKPPRRKRHHHHRRS; encoded by the exons ATGCTCCTGGCCTCCTGCCTGCggggccgcctccgcctcctccgccggccaCGCCCGCTGATCATGCCCTCCCCGCTCTTCCTCTCCCGGAACCCTAATCCTTCTCCCGGGAACGCGACTGCCACTGGTCCagtcctcctctccccgccctccacctccgccgcgcccaTGAGCACCAGCGGGGTCTACGTGCCGCCGATGCGGCGCCTCCGCTCCGTCATAGCGTCCACCAACGGcagcctcgcgccgccgccgtccgcagCGGCGCAGGCCCAGCCGGTGCGCAGCACGCCCGAGTGGCGGGCGGACGGGCGCTCGCTCAGCccaccgccgtctccgcctcgaCCGCCCCGGCGTGCGacgcctcccccgccgcggcaGCCTCCTCCGCAGCCAGAGCCTTTCCGGCAGCGAAGCGCTTGGTACTCCCGGTACGCGTACGATGATTTCTCCGAGGATGACTCGGATCGGGAGATGGATCGCACCTCTGTCTCGAGCAAG GGTGGGTCCACTTTAGATAATGTTGATGAATGGAAATGGAAACTGCACATGCTTCTTCGTAATGAAGATGAGCAAGAGGTTATCTCTAGGGAAAGAAAGGACAGACGCGATTTTGAACAACTTTCCCAACTGGCCGAACGCATGGGTTTGTACAG CCGTCAGTATTCTAGGATTGTTGTGTTTAGTAAGGTTCCGTTGCCTAATTATAGATCAGACCTCGATGACAAAAGACCTCAAAGAGAG GTATCTATACCTTCTGGCTTGCAAAGAGAAGTTGATGCTCTGCTTTCAGATTATCTTGCACGGAAGAGAACAAGCAGTGGGAGCTTTCCTAATGCTGCCTTTTCAAGGTCAAGTAGCACAGACAGTTTTGCAACTGACGAGAACTTCTTGGAGCAGCAAGATAATCAGACTTCAACAAGTGCCGTGATAGAGAGAATACAAAGGAGGAAAAGCCTACAGTTGCGTAATCAACAGGAAGCTTGGCAG GAATCATATGACGGCCAAAGCATGATGGAATTTCGTCGCAGTCTTCCTTCTTATAAAGAAAGGCAAACATTATTGGATGCCATATCTCGGAATCAG GTTGTTGTAGTTTCAGGTGAAACAGGATGTGGTAAGACAACACAGCTACCTCAATACATTTTAGAGTCTGAAATAGATGCTGCTCGTGGTGCCACTTGTAGTATTATTTGCACTCAACCGAGACGAATATCAGCTATTGCTGTTTCTGAAAGAGTTGCTGCTGAAAGAGGGGAGAAAATTGGTGAATCG GTTGGCTACAAAGTTCGGTTGGAAGGAATGAGAGGGCGGGACACACGCCTTCTTTTCTGTACTACTGGTGTTCTGTTGCGGAGATTGCTGGTGGATAGAAATTTGAAAGGTGTTACCCATGttattgttgatgaaatccatgagCGTGGCATGAATGAAG ATTTTCTTCTTATTGTACTGAAGGACCTTCTTCCACGCCGGCCTGAGCTAAGACTTGTTTTGATGAGTGCAACCCTTAATGCTGAGCTATTCTCTTCATACTTTGGGGGAGCACCAATGATACACATACCT GGTTTTACATATCCTGTTCGGACTCATTTTCTAGAAGATATTCTCGAAGTTACTGGGCACAGATTAACTCCGTACAATCAAATTGATGACTATGGTCAAGAGAAGAGTTGGAAGATGCAAAAGCAAGCTCtaaggaagaggaagagccaAATTGCTTCTGTTGTAGAA GATTCAGTTCAAGCTGCTGATTTAAGGGACTATAGTTCACGAACTCGTGACTCACTATCCTGTTGGAATCCTGATTCAATTGGTTTTAACTTGATAGAAAATGTCTTATGCCATATCTGTCAAAAGGAAAGAGCTGGTGCTGTTCTTGTATTTATGACTGGGTGGGATGACATCAATGCGCTGAAAGAGCAGCTGCAAGCAAACCCATTGCTTGGAGACCCTAATAAAGTTTTACTGCTTGCATGTCATGGTTCAATGGCTAGCTCAGAGCAG AAACTAATATTCGATAGACCTGAGCCTGGCGTAAGGAAAATAGTTCTTGCTACCAATTTGGCTGAAACTAGTATTACTATCAATGATGTagtttttgttgttgattGTGGCAAAGCAAAAGAGACATCTTATGATGCACTGAACAATACCCCATGTTTGCTTCCAACCTGGATCTCCAAGGCTTCTGCCAGACAG AGACGAGGCAGAGCTGGTCGAGTCCAACCAGGGGAGTGTTACCATCTCTATCCACGATGCGTGTATGAAGCATTTGCTGATTATCAGTTGCCAGAACTCCTGAGAACTCCCCTTCAATCCCtctgtttgcaaataaaaagtttGCGTCTTGGGAGCATATCTGAATTTTTATCCAGAGCTTTGCAGTCACCTGAGTCTCTATCG GTAGAAAACGCCATTGAATATCTCAAGGTCATTGGAGCGTTTGATCATAATGAAGAGTTAACCATTCTAG GAAAGCACTTATCCATGCTCCCGGTCGAGCCTAAATTGGGGAAGATGCTTATCTTTGGTGCTATTTTTAATTGCCTTGATCCCGTCTTAACCATTGTTTCGGGACTTAGTGTGAGAGATCCATTCTTGACTCCATTTGACAAGAAGGAT CTTGCGGAGTCTGCTAAATTGCAGTTTTCATGCCGGGACTACAGCGATCACCTTGCGCTTGTTCGTGCATATGAAGGATGGAGAGAAGCTGAAAGAGATCGCAATGGCTATGACTACTGCTGGAAAAATTTTCTATCTGTGCAAACCTTGAAAGCCATAGATTCCCTTCGGAGAcaatttctctttcttctcagGGATACTGGGTTGGTTGATGAAAATATGACTTTGTGCAATAAATGGAGCCGTGATGAAAATCTAGTTCGGGCGGTCATTTGTGCAGGACTATATCCAGGTGTTTCCTCTGTTGTG AACAAGGAGAAATCAATTTCTCTCAAGACAATGGAGGACGGGCAAGTCATGCTTTACTCG AGTTCAGTCAATGGAAAAGAAGCTAAGATTCCGTTCCCCTGGCTGGTGTTCAATGAGAAGGTGAAGGTGAATTCTGTTTTTCTCAGGGACTCAACAGCTATATCTGATTCTATACTGTTGCTCTTTGGAGGCAACATAAAACAAGGGGGCTTG GATGGACATTTGAAAATGCTTGGAGGATATCTTGAGTTCTTCATGAGTCGTGATCTTGCATCGACTTACTTGAGTCTAAAGAGTGAACTTGATAATTTAATCCATTGCAAG CTCCAAAACCCAAGGATGGACATCCAAACCAGTGAGGAGCTTCTGTCAGCTATTCGACTGCTTGTCACCGAGGATCCATGCAGTGGTCGTTTTGTGTATGGTCGACAAGAGCAAAGATCAAAGAAAGCAAAGACAATGCTCTCTGCAGCCCCCATGGTTCATGGTGGTGGAAATGGAGGAGACAACGCGAAGAACCAGCTTCAGACCCTTCTCACTAGGGCCGGGCATGACAACCCGTCCTACAAAACGAAGCAAATCAAGAACAGCCTCTTCAGGTCGACAGTGGAGTTTAATGGCATGCAGTTTGTAGGGCAGCCGTGCGCCAATAAGAAGCTTGCAGAGAAGGATGCTGCAGGAGAGGCATTGAGCTGGCTGACAGGAGGAGCTCCCTCCGACTCAAGAGACCACCAAGACATGGATCATATGTCCATGCTGCAGAAACCACCACGCAGGAAGAGGCATCATCATCATAGGAGGAGTTGA